Sequence from the Rhizobium etli 8C-3 genome:
AACGGCAGAGATACGCATCGACCTGTCGAGGATCGGAGCAAAATGATCCTTCGCGATACCGCTTGACACCAGGCAGCGAGAAGCTAGATGAGCCGCAGTCCGCGGCAGCGTGGCGTGGCGCAGCGATGACACGCAAAATCCCTCATGCCGATCTAGCACAACTCGGTTTCGATCTGTTTTTCGCCGACGCAAGACTCTCGGCAAAGCCGATTCATTCGAGATGCCCACAGTCAACCGCCCGCCATGCTGGCGGCAGACATGATACTGTTATGGCTTAGTGCGCAAATAAACTCATTGAGGGCCAACCCAGTATGCTCTCCGAGACGGATACGCCGGGCTATGCAGTACCCATGCCGACGATTGCGACAACCCATCCCCTTCTCCGAAATAGATACACATTGTGTATCTCGATGTGTTAGAATGGCTGCGGAAGGATATAACTATGTCAACAAAATCCGCCTCAGAAACCAGTACGCACCCGGTCAACTTGAGGGTACGTGACGATGTGCGCGTTTTGATCGACCGCGCCGCCAAAGCGCACGGTAAAACGCGCTCGGACTTCATGATCGACGCGGCTCGCCGCGCTGCCGAAGACGCCTTGCTTGATCAGACCCTCGTTCAGGTCGATCCCGAGAGCTATAAGCATTATCTGGCCGTCCTTGACCAGCCGCCCAGCGGTGAGGGTTTTGAGCGGCTTATGAGCGCGCCAAAACCCTGGCAGGCATAATGCTTTCCGCCCCAACGCTTCTGGGCGAAGCGCATGAACTCGACCTGTTCGATAGCGGCCATGACAGCCTCGATGAATGGCTACGCCGCCGTGCCCGAAGCAATCAGGTCAGCGGCGCATCCCGGACTTACGTCGTTTGCGAAGGCGCAAGAGTGGTCGGATATTATTGTCTGTCCTCCGGCGCGCTCGCCGTGGCGCATGCACCGGGCGCTATCAGACGCAACATGCCGGACCCGATTCCTATGGCTGTGCTCGGAAGGCTGGCGATCGATCGAAGCTGGCAGGGCAAGGGCCTTGGCGCCGCCTTGTTGCAAGATGCCGTGATGCGGGTGGGGCAAGCCGCGCACATCATGGGCATTCGCGGGCTTCTTGTTCATGCGATTTCTGACGAAGCTAAGGCGTTCTATGAGCACTACGGTTTCTCAGCGTCGCCGACAAATCCGATGACACTGATCATGTCGCTCAAGTCTCTCGCAAAAACAGACTGAGGTGCCCTTTATCAGGTCTTGGTCCTGCAGGCTGATGAGCTTGAGGAGTATGACAATGTCTTGGCTTTTCATTTCAAGTGTCCGCTGTCCTAGGAGGACAGCGCGCCACACTCCACGCAGTTTCTCAAAACCAATGAAAAGCTGAGCGCCGCTACTAAACCTCGGACTGCGATGGGCCGTCATCCGGATTTCGTCAAAAGCTCGGCTGGGTCGACACCCAGCGCCTCGGCGATCTGGCCGAGGACCGTGACGCTGGCCGAAACATCGGCGCGCTCAATCGCCCCGATATAGCGCGCGCTCAGGCTCGACCGGTCCGCCAGTTCTTCCTGCGTCAGTTGCTTGCCATGACGTATCCGACGCAGATTGATCGCCATGACCTCCTTGAGATCCATGACGCGAGCGGAGCCTGAATAGGAATGATCGTTCCAGGAACGATAGTTCCGATTCCGCACGGCACGTGATATTGCTCGTCCAGCTGATCATCCACTCCCTTCGGATATAGGCAGCATGATCGTCTGGAAGTCAGGCCGTGCACTCATCGCTTAAACCGTATATGCGAGGGCGTTGTTTTCGAGCAATGAGAGAATAAAGTGAGAGGAGAAACGGATGAAGGACGTGGACTCATGCGACGCGAACGACAAAAGTGATGTGAGAGAATCTCGCTGCAGTTCGATGCAAAAGTCAGAATTAGAAGCGTTGGCAGTCGCTGCAATCCTCGAACACCGCCGGCTGCTCGCCGCGGACGAAGCTGTCTATAAAGAGTGGACCCGCGCGACCGCCGTCCCGTCGACTTCAAGTGACGTGCTCAAGAGCCTGCAAGACGAGTATCTCGCGCGTCAGAAGAAATCCGAAGCTCAGCAGGAAGAGCTTTCGGAAATCATCGATGCGCTTGGCTATGTCCCTGATGTTGCCCTGGATGGCGAAGAATGACGCTCAGACCAGCCCGTGGTCTTTAGCGATCGCGACGAGTTGCGGAACGGTCGCTGCTTCAAGCTTTCGACGCGCGCTGTCGAGATAGTGCTGCACTGTTCTCGGGTTGATTCCCGTGAGCACGGCAGTCTCCGGGGCATTTTTGCCCTTTGCTGCCCACATGAGGCACATCGCTTCCCTTGGTGAAAGTAACCGTTTAGGGGCGACAATTGTCGCCGCAGCTATGATCTTCAGCCGATAATGGATCGTCAGGACTGCGCGCATCGCTTTCTGCGCATCCTGCAATTTTGAAATTTCAACCTTCTTCTCCGACGAGGCAAAGGTCAGCATCATCGTGGAGCCGAAACTTCCTTCGACGGGAATTGTCACCCCGCTGCGAATGCCGTGTTCGATCGCTTGGTCTCGAAAGCGCTTGAGCTCGGAGGTTCCACGGGCTTTCCAATCATCAGCCGTCCAGGAAAACACCTCCATGCGACGCTTGGCCTCCGTGACCACTGGGTCGATGCGGGAATATTGGCTGCAGAGGTAAATGTCCTGCCAATCATCGGGATAGGAGTTGAAGGTACAGATCGCTGCGCCTTCGGTTTGCAAATACGCGAAACGCTCAAAACCAGAAGAGTTCGCGAAGCTTTTCAAGGCGCTTTTGATCATACGTTCATCGTGCGCGGCTTCTGCCATGTCGATGAGAGAGCGAAGGTATCCGTCCACTGACTTTCTCCTATCTTCTTTCGCAGTTGCGAGCCCTCCCAATTCGCGGCACTTTCGCGCGCCGCCTAATTATGTGATGTGACGTCCGGCCAGATGCAGCCAGTGAGGCTTCGGGTCGTGACCCATCATACCGCTTTCCCGAGGCTTACCCAGAGTGTTGCACGATAGATTGACTCACGTCTACATGGCATTCAATTTCTCCGGAAAAAAAGATAGCCGGAGAAAGATCTGCGCCGCCACCTCATCGTAGCCGCATAGCAGGGACTAACCAAACGCGACGAAATAGCGCCGATCTGAGACTCGTAACCGAGCTATCGGCCGCTATAGGAACCCGGGAAAATAATATCCTGATCGACTAAGACGTTGAACTTGTAGCCTGGCCTGATACGGATCGTCGGCTGCACGTTCAGATTCTTCGAAATCGTTTGTTCCGCGACGCGACCGAAGCTTTCCGCAAAATTCCGCCTCGCGGCATCCGAGGCCGTATCCTGCGTCGCAAGCGTCGTACTTTCGGGCAACGACATATCGATTCCCGTTCCGATAATCGCCACCAGGGCCGCTGAACCGAAGGTCCGCCAAAGATGACGGTCGACGTTGTCCTTGAAGCCGCCATAGCCCTCGGCATCCGCGCCGGCCATCCCGCCGATCTGCAGCGTCGAACCGTTCGGGAAAATGAGGTCTGTCCAGACGACGACAACCCGTTCCTGGCCAAAGGACACCTTGGAATCGTAGCGGCCGAGCAGCTTTGCGCCCTGCGGGATGAGCAGACGATACCCGGTGGCGCTGTCGTAGACGTTCTGGCTGATCTGCGCGGTAATGCGTCCCGGCAAGTCAGAAATGAGGCCGGTGATCAAGGTGGCGGGGATGACCGAACCGCGCTTCAATTCGTGGGGCGACATCTGCGGTACGACCTGGTTCGGCAGGTAGCCAAGGTCCTTGATGTCCTGATTGAAGAAATCCTCCTTCGACGTCTGGGCGTTCGGATCGACATTCTCACCCATCAAGCCGGATTTCATCGCGGCAGCATAAAGGTCGGATGCATTGTTTATCGGGGCCTTTGTCGTCTGACGGCCAATGCTCGTGGGATCTGAGGCCTTTTCGGCATCGGACGCGTCGACTTTCAGCGGCGAATCGAGCGCCGTGGCGTGGGCCTGCAGGCGGGCCATCCGCTGGCGCTGGGCCTCGCGGATATACTGCTCATCCTGCTCTCGCTTCAGGCGCGCTTTCCATTCCTCTTCGGATTCGAGCCTGGTCCGCTGCTCCTGCCCATCTGTGGGCCGTCGTTCAGCGACCGGTTCTTGCCTCTCGACTTTCTGCTCAGTGACAGGCGTCGGCTGGAAAGCCTCGCGCTCAAGCGGATCCCCGATAATTCCATCCGATATACCGCGTTTGAGTTGGTCGCCGAAATTTGTCGCTGGGGTATTGGACGCGCTTTCGATGTCGTTGCCACGGTTGAAGGAGAGCCCGCGCCAAGACAGGCCAATCACGACGACACCGAAGAACAGCACGATGACGATGATGGCAACGATGATCGGCAGGCGATTGAGGCGGCGCATGCCATTCTGATCGTCGGCCTGGTTGGACGCGCCAAGCTGGAGCGATTGGACCATATTCGTCTCCGTCAGTTGCGCTGCATGATCGAAAGCGGACTAGCCGGCACAGCACCCGCCGTAGTCGTCGTATAAGCACGGCTAAGGGCGATAGATGACGTCGAAAGCCGCGCCAGCACCTGCCCGTCGAAGCCATCGATTGCATAGACAAGCTCGACCAGCTTGATGTCCTTGCCGACTTTGCCGTCCGTGATCACAGTGTAGCCCCACCCCTTCAGGGCCGCGTCGAGGGCGGTCGCGAACTCGGACGTGTCCTTCTCGATTCTGATCGTCGTTGTGGCACCGGCCGGGCCGATCTGCTCGGCGAGCCGGCTTGCCATGTCGCCGGCGATGGCGCTTGCGGCCGGCCCGGTGATGGCTACAGGAGTTGAGCTGGTGCTCATTGCATCGTCAGAAGTTTGGCAACCGGTAAGCAATGCCGCGGCGATGACAAACGGGAGAAGCTTCCGCATCATTCAACCTCCCCGCCGGATCGTGATCTTTTGTTGCCGCCAACCCACCCCGGAAACGAGGATCGCCTTGTCGACCGCATAGTCGACGATCATCATGTCGTTCTTCATGCGATAGTTGACGATGCGGTTTTGGCCGCCGGAGACGACGAAGAGTACCGGCGCATCCTGACCGGAGATCGCCTTCGAAAACTGGATGTAGGTCTTCGCCCCGTCTGAATAGACACGCTTCGGCTTCCAGGATGCGCCGCCGCTGATTGAATAGGAAAAGTTCAGTTTGTCCGGCGCCGTGCCGGGAATACCGCCAGTTTCGAGGCGGGCATTGATGTCGGCGAGCTTGGTCGACACGTCCTCCGGATATTCGAAACCAACGCGCGCCATATACTGGCTCGGATGGGACTTGAGCTGGATATGATAGGTTCGCCGGGAGGTCGTGACGACCATCGAGGTGAGAAGGCCCGGTTCGGACGGCTTGACGATCAGATGTATCGCCTGCCCACCTGCCGCCCCGGAGGAAGCAGGCTCCACCTTCCAGCGCACGGTGTCACCGACGAGGACATCGCGAACAACCTCGCCGCCCTGCAACTCAATATCGCAAACCTGCAGCGGCGAACAGACGACGGAGGGCTGCGTTTCGCCAAATAGGAAGATGACCTTTCCGTCCGGCCCCATTGTCACCAGCCCCGGCGTGCCGCGCCATTTGCCCGAGATGTTGGTTCCCTTCACCTCGTTCCTCGTCATGCTTTGCGCCTGCGCGCCCCCGGCAAGCAAAAGTCCGGCTATGCAGCCGGCGGCTGCGATCAATCCCGTTTTTTTCATTGAAAGAATCCCTGCCCTTAAAGCTGTGCCGTCCAGTCGAAATCCCGTACGTAGAGGCCGATCGGATTGAGGCGGATGATCGCCTCGTCCTGCGGCGTGGTCAGCGTCACCGTCGCGATCCCGCGGAACCGGTGCGTCCCCGTTTCCTTGCCCTTCCGATCCCTCTCGTACTCGGTCCAGTCGATCTGATAGGTCTCGTTCGACAGCGCCACGATGTTGTTCACCTCGATGGCGACCGTCGATGTCTTCGCCTTCTCGAATGGCGAATTGCCGCGGAACCAGGCGTTGATCTTCTGGGTCGACGGATCTGAGGTTCGCAGCAGCGCGTAGGTCCGGTCGATATATTGCTTCTGCACGACGGCATCCGGCGTGATCGAACGGAAGCTGGTGACGAAGTTGCCGAGCGTCGCGCGCACCACGCGGGAATCGGCATATTCGATCTGCTCGGGAAAGCCGGCCGTGACCGCGGTTCCGAGCTTGTCGACCTCGACGATATAGGCCACTAGCTTAACCTGGGTGCTGAGATACATCGCATAGCCGAAGCCGATGACGGCCATGACCAGACCGAGCACACCAACGATGCGCCATGCGGCTGCGGCCTTCACATAGGAACCATAGCGTTCGCTCCATTCCTGGCGGGCGGCAACATACGGGTTTTCCGGGGCGCGGTTCGCTGCCATTTATTCTTCCCTTGTCTCGATTACGGTTTGTCGTTGCGTTCGGGAGGAGGCTTCGGTCCGCTATGACCGCTCCGCTGTTCATCGAGCTTGGCGTTTGCCAGACCGAGGATCGAACCCGCATAGGCGCCGGGAGACCCGATCGCCTTATCCTTCGCCGCCGATCCCGTCGCTTGCGCGCCTGAACCGACGCCCGCGCCGATGCCACGAAGAGCGGCACCTGCGACCGAGGAACCCGCGGCGCGGGCGGCTTGAGCCGCTGCAAAGCCCGCGCCGGCGGCGCCAGCGGCAAGGAAGCCCGCCCCAGCTGCGAAAGACGCCGCTTGCCCGCCGTGGCGGATCGCTTCCATTCCGCCGGAGACCGATGCGCCCTGGACAACGCCCTGAATGATGCTCGGGACATACATGGCGATGATGAAGACCACGACGGAGATACCGGCTATGGCCAAGGTCGTGACGAACTGATCGGACGAGGCAGTGGGCGCTTGGGCGAGGCCAAGCAGGACGTTCGATCCAATCTTGGCGATCATCACCAGGGCCATGAGCTTCATGCCGACGCCGAAGGCATAGACGAGGTAGCGAACAGCAAAGTCTTTCGTGAAGGACGAACCGCCCAGTCCGAGCATGATCATGCCGGCGAGCAGGCCGACATACATTTCGACCATGACCGAGACGAAAATCGCTGCGACAAGTGAAAAGCAGATGACGACGACGCCCATTGCCAACACCGCCGCGATCGCCAGCGCATTGTCCTCGAATACACCGAACTGTGCTTGCTGCGAAATTTGCGCGGCGACCCGGATGCCGGCGTCGAACACTTCAGCGGGCGAGGCTGAACCGCCGCCGGCGCCGATCTGGAAAAGACTGTCGACCACGGCTCGCGAAAAGGTCGGACCCTGGTCGAGAACAAATGCGAAGAAACCGACGAACATGATCCGCCGCACCAGCTCGGCGAACCAACTGTCCAGTGAGGCGGCCTGGATCGCGAGCCAGACGGCGGCAATGCCAATCTCGATTGCCGCAAGGATCCAGAAAAGGGACTTCGCGGCATCAATGATGGTGGTCTCCCACCCCTTCGCAGCGGTCGAGACCTGGTTTTCCAGTTCCGTGAGGACCTGTCCCTCCTGCGCGAGCGCGGGTAGGGCAAAGGCGATGCACAGAGGCCCTGCAATCAGAAATGAACGTGCAACGATTGCCTTCACCATCTCGGGCGCATCTCCTGACCGTCCTTGATTGGCGGCAGTTCCTTACCGGAGCCGGAGAAATTCTCGCGGGCGGCGCGCTGCTCGGTGAGGGCAGGTTTGCCGCCGTCTCTGGAAGTGATGACCAGCACAGTCGCTGCAGACGATACAGCGGCAACAGCGAGCAACAGGGCAACGAGGATGGCGCGGTTCACCAGCGAGGCTCCATTTTCTGACCCTCCGGAATACTCTTGACCTCGGCGTCAAAGAACGTCTCCCGCCGCGCTTGCGCCAGGTCCTCGTCGGTTTGCTCTGTTTGGAGCCACGTGCCCATCATCGTCATTTGCTGGGAGACTAGACCGCGCAGCTTCTGCATCTGGGCGACCTGCTGAGCGGCGATTTCGTGCCCGACCTGCAAGGCCTTCATCTGGCCGTCAGCCGTCTCGGACATCGACCGCAACGAGGACATCGTATCCTCTTCGCTATCGAACTGGTCGGCCGTGAGGCTCGCCGCCTTCAGCGTGCCGGCGATCGTGTCGCGGTTGGTGTCCGACCAGGTTTGGTATGTCGAGGAGAAGCTCTCGGCATTCGGAAGATTGCTTTTGAGGTCGGCATAACTCTTAAACCGCTGCTGGAGCACATCGTCTGCGTTCCCCATCGAAAACGAAATGCTCTGGCCCTGATCTACGATGCTTCGGAGTTGATTGAGGTCGCTTTCGACCTGTCCCCAGACGTGGCTCGGAAGCTGCGCAGTATTCTGCAGCATGTTCTCGTAGATCTTCAGCTGGTTCTGGATCTGCTCGGCGAGCTGGTTGATCTGCGTGATCTGGTTCTGGATCTGCTCACCAGACTTTCCGACTAGCGAAATCAGCTCGCCGTTGTTGAGAACTTGCGTCCATTCAGTTGCAGCACCCGTGGCCGTGCCGGCATGGGTCGGTGCCACGGCGCCCATCGTCAGAGCGACGGCCGCCAGGCCGGCGGACCATTTATTCGAAGTTAAGCAGCGATGCGGCATCCTGGACCCCTCTCGTCTGTAGCCAATGGATCGGCCAGTCGAGGCCATGTTCGGATCTGAGCGCGCGGATCCTCTTGAGATCATCCTTGCCGGACGCGCCGACGAAGCTGAGTGCTGCCGGGCCGAGTGACATGTCGAAGAGACGCCGGCCTTCGGGAGTGGCGACGTAGTATTCGCGCTTTGGGATCGAGTTAGAGACGATCTCGATCTGACGGTCGTTGAAGCCGATCCGCTCGTAGAATTCCCGCGTCCCTGGCTCACGGGCGGCGGTGTTTGGAAGGCAAATCTTGGTCGGGCAGGATTCCTTCAGCACGTCGATAATCCCGGACCGTTCAGCATCCGAGATCGACTGGGTGGCGAGAACGACTGCGCAATTCGCCTTGCGCAACACCTTCAGCCATTCTCGAATTTTGCTGCGAAAGACAGGATGGCCGAGCATCAGCCAGGCCTCGTCGAGGACGATCAGGCTCGGTGACCCATCGAGACGCTTCTCGATCCGGCGAAACAGGTAGGTCAGGACCGGCACGAGATTGCGCTCACCCATGCTCATGAGCTGCTCAATCTCGAAAGTCTGGAAGGCGCCAAGCGACAGACCATCCTCCTCTGCGTCGAGGAGCTGACCCATCGGCCCGTCGACCGTGTAGTAATGGAGTGCGTCCTTGATCTCGCGCATCTGCACGCCGCTCACGAAATCCGAAAGCGAGCGACCGGCCGCGCTGGCCATCAGGCCAACCTGACGCGAGATGGCGTTGCGATGGTCGGGCGTGATGGTGACCCCCTGTAGGCCGACCAGCATCTCGATCCATTCCGTCGCCCAGGCCCGATCAGCGTCGCTTTTAACGTAGGCTAGAGGGCAGAAGGCCAGCGCCCTCCCCTCTTCCGCGTTGTCTCCGCCGATCTCATAGTGATTACCGCCCGCGGCAAGCGTCAGTGGCAGAAGCGAGCTTCCCTTGTCGAACGCAAAGATCTGCGCGCTTTCGTATCGGCGAAACTGTGCAGCAATCAGCGCCAGGAGTGTCGACTTGCCGGAACCGGTCGGGCCGAAGATCAGCGTGTGGCCGACATCATCGACATGCAGGTTGAGCCGGAACGGTGTCGAGCCACTCGCAACCTGCATCAGCGGCGGCGAGTTCGATGGATAGAATGGGCATGGCGCGATCGTGTTTCCCGACCAGACCGAGTTGAGTGGGATCAGATCGGCGAGATTGCTGGTGTTGATCAGTGGCTCGCGAATGTTGCAATACCAGTTGCCCGGCAGACTACCGAGAAAGGCGTCGGTGGCGTTGAGCGTTTCAATTCGTGCCCCAAAGCCCTCTGCCTGGATCAGCCGGCGGATTGCCTCCGCCTTCTCCTGCAGCGCTTCGCGATCGTGATCAAACAGTACGACGACCGGCGTGTAATAGCCATAAGCAACCAGCTGCGACGAGGCCTGCGCAATAGCATCCTCGGTCTCGGTCACCATCGTCATCGCGTCTTGGTCAACCGATCTGCTCTGCGTCTGAAACAGCTGGTCGAAGAATGGCCGGACCTTCTGTTGCCATTTCTTGCGCGTGCGTTCGAGCTTCGCCCTAGCTTCCTCAGCATCGAGAAAGATGAAGCGCGATGACCACCGATAGGTGAGCGGCATCAGGTCAAGGCTGTTCAGAATGCCCGGCCAGCTTTCGGCCGGCAGACCGTCGATCGCCACGACACCAAGGAACCGGCTCTCGATCTTCGGCGTCAGTCCGTGCTCAAGCTCGGCAGTCGCGATCCAATCGAGATACATGGGAACATCCGGAAGCCGGATCGGATGGCTCTCGCCGGTGATGCAGAAGCGGACGAACTGAAGCAGCTCGTCATAGCGGGCAATCCGCTCCCCTCCCCTCTCGACCGTTTCGCGGGTTTCCATTCGCCGGACCGATAGCGTGTTCGCAAAATACTGCTCGATCTCTCGGACGGCGTTCTTAAAAATGAAGAGCACTTTGTCCGCATAGGACTTCTTGCGGCTTTCCTCGTCCGAGTAGACGTATTTGCTGAGCGCGGTCTTTTTGGACTCGAGAGGCCGGTAGGTCAGAATCAGTGCGTGCTTGCTCTCGAAATGTCCCTGTTCGCGTGCGAAATGCGCCCTGCGCTCGGCATCGATCGCGCGGGTGACCGGGTCGGGAAAATGGCAATGGTCTTCTGAGGGATAGTCGACCGTCGGAATGCGGATGGCCTCGACCTGGATCATCCAGCCGCTTCCAAGTCGCGACAGGATCGCATTGATCTGCCGCGACAGCTCGTTGCGTTCGAGGTCGGTCGCACTTTCGGAATCCGGGCCGGCAAAGTACCAACCCGCCATCAGGCTTCCATCCTTCAACAGGAGGACACCATTGTCGACGAGGCCGGCGTATGGAACGAGATCGGCGAAGGATGGACCCGTTGCCCGGAAGCGTTTGAGAGCTACCATGGCCGTCTCCTCAGTACCGCCGCCACGGCGAGGTGGTCGCCTTATAGGTCGGCTTGTAGGAAATGTGCCGCACGTAGACCTGTCGCATGAGCGGATCGGACTTCGCCATCATCCTCAGCGCCCCGACGATCACGATCCAGACGGCGACACCGAAGAGCGCCGAATAGACCGTGAGGACGACGAAGATCAGTATCACCGCTGCAAGACCCGTGATCAGCACCAGCTCCCTATCCGCGCCCATCAGCAGATTCGGACGAGACAGAGCGCGGTGAATGCGGTTGCGCCGCAAGCCGGACAGGGATTCAGCCATGAGTCCCCTCCCCTTCTCCGTTTGAACCAGTTGACGTGATCTGCTCGTCAGTCAGCCCGATCGAAGCGCCGGTCGCGCCGAATAGGCCGACGATGGTGGTGGCGCCGAGGAGGATGCCGGCGACCAGAACGACATAGACAAGTCGCCGCGCGAAATCGTTCAGCTCCCCGCCAAAGATCAGCATCCCACCGGCAATGGCGACGGCCGCAAGCGCGATGTAACCGGCAACCGGGCCAGTGATCGATTCCTGAATTTGCTCGAGTGGTCCCTCCCACGGAAGGCTGCCGCCGGAACTGGCCATCGCCGGCGTTACAGATGCAAGGCTCGGCACTACAATGAGCGCGATGGCGATGAGTGCATATTTACGCGACATGGCGCGCCTCCTGTTCTTCCGTGAGCTGGTCGGATTCGATCTCGTACTGGCCGCCCGCGAACCGCTCGACGTGGATGACGTCTCGAACACGCCGCCCGCGCGGCGTCCGCTCGATCGAGATGACC
This genomic interval carries:
- a CDS encoding DUF1778 domain-containing protein produces the protein MSTKSASETSTHPVNLRVRDDVRVLIDRAAKAHGKTRSDFMIDAARRAAEDALLDQTLVQVDPESYKHYLAVLDQPPSGEGFERLMSAPKPWQA
- a CDS encoding GNAT family N-acetyltransferase; the protein is MLSAPTLLGEAHELDLFDSGHDSLDEWLRRRARSNQVSGASRTYVVCEGARVVGYYCLSSGALAVAHAPGAIRRNMPDPIPMAVLGRLAIDRSWQGKGLGAALLQDAVMRVGQAAHIMGIRGLLVHAISDEAKAFYEHYGFSASPTNPMTLIMSLKSLAKTD
- a CDS encoding helix-turn-helix domain-containing protein, encoding MDLKEVMAINLRRIRHGKQLTQEELADRSSLSARYIGAIERADVSASVTVLGQIAEALGVDPAELLTKSG
- a CDS encoding transcriptional repressor TraM; amino-acid sequence: MKDVDSCDANDKSDVRESRCSSMQKSELEALAVAAILEHRRLLAADEAVYKEWTRATAVPSTSSDVLKSLQDEYLARQKKSEAQQEELSEIIDALGYVPDVALDGEE
- a CDS encoding autoinducer binding domain-containing protein is translated as MDGYLRSLIDMAEAAHDERMIKSALKSFANSSGFERFAYLQTEGAAICTFNSYPDDWQDIYLCSQYSRIDPVVTEAKRRMEVFSWTADDWKARGTSELKRFRDQAIEHGIRSGVTIPVEGSFGSTMMLTFASSEKKVEISKLQDAQKAMRAVLTIHYRLKIIAAATIVAPKRLLSPREAMCLMWAAKGKNAPETAVLTGINPRTVQHYLDSARRKLEAATVPQLVAIAKDHGLV
- the trbI gene encoding IncP-type conjugal transfer protein TrbI, with amino-acid sequence MVQSLQLGASNQADDQNGMRRLNRLPIIVAIIVIVLFFGVVVIGLSWRGLSFNRGNDIESASNTPATNFGDQLKRGISDGIIGDPLEREAFQPTPVTEQKVERQEPVAERRPTDGQEQRTRLESEEEWKARLKREQDEQYIREAQRQRMARLQAHATALDSPLKVDASDAEKASDPTSIGRQTTKAPINNASDLYAAAMKSGLMGENVDPNAQTSKEDFFNQDIKDLGYLPNQVVPQMSPHELKRGSVIPATLITGLISDLPGRITAQISQNVYDSATGYRLLIPQGAKLLGRYDSKVSFGQERVVVVWTDLIFPNGSTLQIGGMAGADAEGYGGFKDNVDRHLWRTFGSAALVAIIGTGIDMSLPESTTLATQDTASDAARRNFAESFGRVAEQTISKNLNVQPTIRIRPGYKFNVLVDQDIIFPGSYSGR
- the trbH gene encoding conjugal transfer protein TrbH; the encoded protein is MRKLLPFVIAAALLTGCQTSDDAMSTSSTPVAITGPAASAIAGDMASRLAEQIGPAGATTTIRIEKDTSEFATALDAALKGWGYTVITDGKVGKDIKLVELVYAIDGFDGQVLARLSTSSIALSRAYTTTTAGAVPASPLSIMQRN
- the trbG gene encoding P-type conjugative transfer protein TrbG; the protein is MKKTGLIAAAGCIAGLLLAGGAQAQSMTRNEVKGTNISGKWRGTPGLVTMGPDGKVIFLFGETQPSVVCSPLQVCDIELQGGEVVRDVLVGDTVRWKVEPASSGAAGGQAIHLIVKPSEPGLLTSMVVTTSRRTYHIQLKSHPSQYMARVGFEYPEDVSTKLADINARLETGGIPGTAPDKLNFSYSISGGASWKPKRVYSDGAKTYIQFSKAISGQDAPVLFVVSGGQNRIVNYRMKNDMMIVDYAVDKAILVSGVGWRQQKITIRRGG
- a CDS encoding conjugal transfer protein TrbF, with protein sequence MAANRAPENPYVAARQEWSERYGSYVKAAAAWRIVGVLGLVMAVIGFGYAMYLSTQVKLVAYIVEVDKLGTAVTAGFPEQIEYADSRVVRATLGNFVTSFRSITPDAVVQKQYIDRTYALLRTSDPSTQKINAWFRGNSPFEKAKTSTVAIEVNNIVALSNETYQIDWTEYERDRKGKETGTHRFRGIATVTLTTPQDEAIIRLNPIGLYVRDFDWTAQL
- the trbL gene encoding P-type conjugative transfer protein TrbL — its product is MVKAIVARSFLIAGPLCIAFALPALAQEGQVLTELENQVSTAAKGWETTIIDAAKSLFWILAAIEIGIAAVWLAIQAASLDSWFAELVRRIMFVGFFAFVLDQGPTFSRAVVDSLFQIGAGGGSASPAEVFDAGIRVAAQISQQAQFGVFEDNALAIAAVLAMGVVVICFSLVAAIFVSVMVEMYVGLLAGMIMLGLGGSSFTKDFAVRYLVYAFGVGMKLMALVMIAKIGSNVLLGLAQAPTASSDQFVTTLAIAGISVVVFIIAMYVPSIIQGVVQGASVSGGMEAIRHGGQAASFAAGAGFLAAGAAGAGFAAAQAARAAGSSVAGAALRGIGAGVGSGAQATGSAAKDKAIGSPGAYAGSILGLANAKLDEQRSGHSGPKPPPERNDKP
- the trbK gene encoding entry exclusion protein TrbK; protein product: MNRAILVALLLAVAAVSSAATVLVITSRDGGKPALTEQRAARENFSGSGKELPPIKDGQEMRPRW
- the trbJ gene encoding P-type conjugative transfer protein TrbJ; protein product: MPHRCLTSNKWSAGLAAVALTMGAVAPTHAGTATGAATEWTQVLNNGELISLVGKSGEQIQNQITQINQLAEQIQNQLKIYENMLQNTAQLPSHVWGQVESDLNQLRSIVDQGQSISFSMGNADDVLQQRFKSYADLKSNLPNAESFSSTYQTWSDTNRDTIAGTLKAASLTADQFDSEEDTMSSLRSMSETADGQMKALQVGHEIAAQQVAQMQKLRGLVSQQMTMMGTWLQTEQTDEDLAQARRETFFDAEVKSIPEGQKMEPRW
- a CDS encoding conjugal transfer protein TrbE; translation: MVALKRFRATGPSFADLVPYAGLVDNGVLLLKDGSLMAGWYFAGPDSESATDLERNELSRQINAILSRLGSGWMIQVEAIRIPTVDYPSEDHCHFPDPVTRAIDAERRAHFAREQGHFESKHALILTYRPLESKKTALSKYVYSDEESRKKSYADKVLFIFKNAVREIEQYFANTLSVRRMETRETVERGGERIARYDELLQFVRFCITGESHPIRLPDVPMYLDWIATAELEHGLTPKIESRFLGVVAIDGLPAESWPGILNSLDLMPLTYRWSSRFIFLDAEEARAKLERTRKKWQQKVRPFFDQLFQTQSRSVDQDAMTMVTETEDAIAQASSQLVAYGYYTPVVVLFDHDREALQEKAEAIRRLIQAEGFGARIETLNATDAFLGSLPGNWYCNIREPLINTSNLADLIPLNSVWSGNTIAPCPFYPSNSPPLMQVASGSTPFRLNLHVDDVGHTLIFGPTGSGKSTLLALIAAQFRRYESAQIFAFDKGSSLLPLTLAAGGNHYEIGGDNAEEGRALAFCPLAYVKSDADRAWATEWIEMLVGLQGVTITPDHRNAISRQVGLMASAAGRSLSDFVSGVQMREIKDALHYYTVDGPMGQLLDAEEDGLSLGAFQTFEIEQLMSMGERNLVPVLTYLFRRIEKRLDGSPSLIVLDEAWLMLGHPVFRSKIREWLKVLRKANCAVVLATQSISDAERSGIIDVLKESCPTKICLPNTAAREPGTREFYERIGFNDRQIEIVSNSIPKREYYVATPEGRRLFDMSLGPAALSFVGASGKDDLKRIRALRSEHGLDWPIHWLQTRGVQDAASLLNFE